Genomic segment of Actinomycetes bacterium:
TTGACGGTGGCCGGGGTCTCGGCCACGTGGTCGGCGGCGTGGGCGTCGCGCTCCCCCATCGGCTTGTCCGGGCCGTGGGTGGTGTCCTTCTTGGTCTGCAGCTCCATTTCGGCGTTCACCTCGGCGCCCACGAGCACCACGAACGCGGACAGGTAGAGCCAGAACAGCAGGATGACCACGGCGCCGAGCGAACCGTAGGTCTTGGAGTAGTTGCCGAAGTGGCTGGCGTAGAACGAGAAGCCCATCGACGCGAGTACCCACAGGACGGTGGCCACGACCGAGCCCGGGGTCACCCACCGCCACTTGGGGTCGTCCCGGTCGGGCGCCAGCCGGTACAGCACCGCCAGGCCGACGATCATCAGCAGGGCCAGGAATGGCCAGCGCAGGATGCCGACGACCGTGCCCCCGACCGGGCCGAACACATGGTCGATGAGGACCGGGAGCACGACGATGACCCCCAGCGCGATCGCCATGGTCAGGATCGCCCCGAGCGTGAGCAGCAGCGCGAGCCCGCGGAGCTTGAGGAACTTGCGCGACTCGGGCTCGCCGTAGGCGATGTTGATCCCCGTGATGAGCGCCTTCATGCCGCTCGACGCGCTCCACAGGGCGGTCAGGATCCCGAACGCCGCGCCGAGGCTCAGCCCGGCGCCCGCGGTGCTGGTGAGGGCGGTGAGCTGGTCGGTGATCAGGGTCCGGGACCCCTCCGGGATGATCGAGGCAAGGTTGTTGACCTGGGCCCGGACATCGCCGGGGTCGGCGACCAGGCCGTAGACCGAGACCAGGGCGATGATGGCGGGGAACAGGGACAGCAGCGCGTAGTAGGCCACACCCGCCGAGATCAGCGGCACCTTGTCGTCGCGGATCTCGTTCTTGACCCGGATCAAGATGTCCCGCCAGCCCTGCTTGGGGATGTCCTGGGGGCTTTCGGCACCCCGGCCCCGGCCGTCGGTGGCCGGCGGCTTCGGGCTGTGGCCAGCCCAGGGGTCGTTGGCGTCGACGCTGGGTGACTGTTTCGTGTCGGCGCGGCCCGGCACGCCGTTCGGCCCCGAACGGCCGTTGGATCCATGGTTCTGCCTGCTCGCCGTCTTCCGGCCGACGAGCACGGCAGCCCCCAGCACCCCGAGCCGGGCCAGGCGCCTGCCCCCTCCTCGCCGTCGCAGCTTGGTCGTCCGCATCACGTTGCTCATCAGGATGTTCCTCCCCGATCCGCCGTGGATGTTCCCCCCGGTCTCCCGGTGGTGTTCCCCCCGGTCTCCCGGTGGTGTTCCCCCCGGTCCCCCGGTGGTGTTCCCCCCGGTCCCCCGTCCAGCGATGGTGGTCCACACTGGGTTGTGTTCTCCCTCGAACGGGCAGTTGAATCGACCCGTCAGTCCTTAACTGGAGCAGCGAGCATGTCCAACCGCGAAGCAACCGGAGCCGTATCTCTCGAGGAGCAGGCGAACCGCGCAGGCGCGCGCGTCTCCCGCCGTCACCTGCTCAGGCAGGCTGCCGTGGGCGCAAGCGCCCTCGGGCTCTCCGCTCTGCTTGCCGCCTGCACCAAGGACGACTCGGGCTCGGCCGGGGCGGGCCAGGCCGCGGCGCCCGGCTCGATCGGCACCATCGGCAGCGGCAGCACGCAGCTCTCCCTGCTCGGCGCCCAGAGCCAGCTCCAGACCGGCAAGGGGCTGTACACCTTCGGCCTCTCCACGCCCGACAACCGCCTGGTGACCGGTGGCAGGCCCGAGGTGTGGACGGCCCAGGACGAGACCAGCAAGGCGATGGGCCCGTTTCCCGCCAAATGGTTCACCATGGACGCCTACGACAAGACTGGCGACAAGTCCCCCCGCTCGGACCTGAAGGGCTTCTACGGGGCCGAGGTCGACCTCCCGGCCACCGGCAACTGGCTGATCGCGGCCACCATCGACGCTGGCGGCGGGCAGCGCGGCGTGGCCCGGGGCGCGGTCCCGGTCGCCGGCAAGGTGCCCGGCGCGGTCGGCAGCAAGGCGCTGCCGGCGCCGACGCTCGTGGCCACCGGCAAGGCCGCCCTGGCCAAGGTCTGCACCCGCACGCCCCCGTGCGACCTGCACGCCGTCTCCCTCGACCGGGCGCTGGCCTCGGGCAGGCCGACGGTGGTGAGCTTCTCGACGCCGCTGTTCTGCGCCAGCCGCATGTGCGGGCCGGTCGTGGACGAGCTGCTCGTGCTCGCCGACGAGGTCCGCCCGGGCCAGGCCAACCTCGTCCACGTCGAGATCTACCCGGA
This window contains:
- a CDS encoding YihY/virulence factor BrkB family protein, producing the protein MSNVMRTTKLRRRGGGRRLARLGVLGAAVLVGRKTASRQNHGSNGRSGPNGVPGRADTKQSPSVDANDPWAGHSPKPPATDGRGRGAESPQDIPKQGWRDILIRVKNEIRDDKVPLISAGVAYYALLSLFPAIIALVSVYGLVADPGDVRAQVNNLASIIPEGSRTLITDQLTALTSTAGAGLSLGAAFGILTALWSASSGMKALITGINIAYGEPESRKFLKLRGLALLLTLGAILTMAIALGVIVVLPVLIDHVFGPVGGTVVGILRWPFLALLMIVGLAVLYRLAPDRDDPKWRWVTPGSVVATVLWVLASMGFSFYASHFGNYSKTYGSLGAVVILLFWLYLSAFVVLVGAEVNAEMELQTKKDTTHGPDKPMGERDAHAADHVAETPATVKG